CGGTACCCGTTGGTGTATGCAGTGTGAAGCGCGCACACCCCGCTTCGTCAAGTTCAATATCTGAAGCAAATGTAGAAGGTACCTCAATACCATCTTGCGCTGCATATGAAGCAGGTTCCTTGCCCGATCCGTCAAAGAAAAGTATCTCAACGCCGCGTTCATCAGCAGATCCATACGCAGGCAACATACTGGCAAAATCGTCAGAGGCGTTAATAAAGGCGATCCCAGTATTGGCTTTAACACCGGCAATAATTTCAGCTTTTGCCCGTGCAATGCCGTCGCGACTGCCTAAAAGTTCGATATGACTTTCACCAACGTTAGTAACAAGCGCCATGTCAGGCCGCACGAATCGACAGAGCGATTCAATCTGCCCGCGACCGCGCATACCCATTTCGACAACAACAAACTGCGTGTCTTCCTCGGCGCGCAAAAGCGTAGCGGGAACACCTAATTCGTTATTTTGATTTCCCTGCGTTGCCACAACCGACCCAGCACGCGCAAGCACATCGCGCACGAGGTTCTTTGTTGTGGTCTTGCCGCTTGACCCCGTGATGGCAATAACACTACCCGACAGGCGGCTTCGCCAAGCAGCTGCCAGGTCCGTAAATGCAGTAAACGTATCCTCAACACACACGATGGCTGCACCACTGCGCTGCGCACACAAGGTAAGCGCTTCATCAGGTGAGCGCATCACAAGAAGGCAGGCAGCACCCGCATCAAGCGCATTGATACAAAAGTCGAACCCATCATGACGCTCGCCGGGAAGCGCCACATAGAGACACCCCGGTTGCACCTGACGAGAATCCCAGGTGAAACCAGCAACAAGTGATTCTTCATGAGCAGGCGGCACAACAAGCATCCCACCCGTAAAACGGGCAATATCCGAAGCTGACAAGCGCATAGGAAAGACTCCTTACCGACTGCCGAAAGCGTTTTCCAACTCTTCGCCAGCCACTTCGGCATCAGAAAAGTGAATGGTTTCAGTGGCGAGTATTTGATAATCCTCGTGCCCTTTTCCAGCTACCAGAATTGCATCCCCCGTATTTGCGAGCGCAATAGCACGGGCAATAGCTTCACGGCGATCGGGATGTACTTCAAAGCGCTCAGAAGCGCTTTCCATCCCCTCGAGGATGTCACTAATGATGGCATCAGGGTCTTCGCTCCGTGGATTATCGGAGGTTACCACGGCGAAATCGCCGCTGAGAGCCGCCTGCCCCATCAAGGGACGCTTAGTAGCATCGCGATCGCCGCCACAACCGAATACAACGATCACGCGACCGTCTGTCAAGTTCGCAACCGCTGAAATTGCCTTTCGCAAGGCATCAGGTGTGTGAGCATAATCAACAAATACTGAAATGCCGCCATCGTGAACAGCAGAGATTCGCTGCAAGCGGCCAGGTACCTGCGGCGATTCAGACAGAGCTCGCAAGACCACTTCAATAGGAATACCCAACTCTAAGCCAATGCCAAGAGCAAGCATGACATTCGACACATTGAAACGCCCGACCAGTGG
This genomic interval from Cryptobacterium curtum DSM 15641 contains the following:
- a CDS encoding UDP-N-acetylmuramoyl-tripeptide--D-alanyl-D-alanine ligase, whose product is MRLSASDIARFTGGMLVVPPAHEESLVAGFTWDSRQVQPGCLYVALPGERHDGFDFCINALDAGAACLLVMRSPDEALTLCAQRSGAAIVCVEDTFTAFTDLAAAWRSRLSGSVIAITGSSGKTTTKNLVRDVLARAGSVVATQGNQNNELGVPATLLRAEEDTQFVVVEMGMRGRGQIESLCRFVRPDMALVTNVGESHIELLGSRDGIARAKAEIIAGVKANTGIAFINASDDFASMLPAYGSADERGVEILFFDGSGKEPASYAAQDGIEVPSTFASDIELDEAGCARFTLHTPTGTASVHLALAGLHNVHNATAAAAVGSQVGLSASVIVDALEKATSLDGRGRVVRTASGVVVVDDAYNANPDSMKASLGSFAAMHFAGRHIAVLGDMGELGDTAEEAHARIGSLVASLPIDLIICVGSLACGIARAAVAAGMPEDAAICVTDASAALDQVVSLVNAGDGILVKASHSVGLEAVVKGLVK